The genomic stretch TGGCGGAgtcgccccaggccccgcccccaccctgccctcaccCAAGATGGCGGCGCCCTGGCTTCTCCAACCTCCAGGGCTAGGGGAAGGCACGGGAAGCAGAGAAGGGCGGGGGAGAAGGGGAAGCCAAGGGGGCGGGAGAAAGGAGGAGTGTGGGGAAGAAGGGAGCCGAGGCGGAAGTCGAGGGGCCCCCAGGTGGAAGTGACGCTGCCCCCGCTGCCCAAAATGTCGGCGCCCAGAGGGAGGTGTAAGTAATTAAAGAGAAAAGCCGACTGACTTTCCCGGCCCCCTGGGCCCGCCCCAGGGCTCCAGAACCCCCGCTCCGAACGAGCGAGGTGGGCCCGCCCCGCTGCGGGTCCCGCCTGGGCTGCTCGTgccccgggcgccccgggccGCACCTTttaggggcaggggggaggggcacaaaAGGCCGGTACTCGGGGCCTTGGTCCCAGGGCcgacgtggggggggggggtggtgggcagcCCTGCGGGCTACTGGGTGGGAAGGAGGCGGGGCTTCGTGGCGGCGGGGGCGGAGCAACCGCAGGGAGGAGCTTCCAGAGTGGGCGTGGCTTGGGATGGAAATGGGCCGGGCTTGAAAGATAGACGGGACCTACCTGGGGCTGAGTGGAGGAACCGAGCTCAGGGCAAAGGCGGGCACAGCTTAGAGCAGAAGGGGAATCGTTCGTCTGGGAGTGCGCACGGGGAGGTGATGGGACTGAGGTGTGTGATTTGGCTAGTCCTGGTGGAATTAACAAGTCTCCGGAACGGGAGTGCGGTGACttaggggggtggggaggcgctCCCAGTAGAGGGCtgagaaagggggggggaggggagaggtctTGCAGAGGACCGGGCTTCCTCACAAGTCAGAGTTCAGGGAAAAACTGAATGCAGCTTTGGAGGCGGACCTTAGCGGAGAATGCTTGGTGGGACTTGGGAAACTCAGAGGAACTTAGCAGACTGTCCTAATCAGAACAGCTTACCTGCTGAGCACTCGTTGCGCCCCTGCCTACGTACGTAAGCTCCCAGTATGCATTGCCAGTTTTGCCTAATGCTCACCTCCACTGCATGAGGTAGGTACTCCTGCTATCCCTATGCTGCAGATGGACCGAGTTTTACTTGGTCTCACTGGAGGTTCCAGGGCCCCCACACCTTTGTCCTCTCATTCGCTAGGAATGTGACTCTTTGTCTGAAGATGACTTTCACTCATGAAGAAGAGTGGGAGGGCCTTTCAGAGGGGAAGGGTCTTATCTAGGAATACAAGAGGCTTTGGGAACTGTGTGGGGGGGACCTTGGGAAGACTAGGTGGTACCTGACTGGGAGTAGGCGTGGCTTACCAACAGTGGGCGGAGTTTATATTGGAGTGGGCACGGCTTACCAACAGTGAATGGAGTTTAGAGAGGAGTGGGGAGTCCATTGGAAAAGAAAGTGAGAGGCTTAAAAACCGTCCAGTAGGGTGGAAACCATCTGGCCGGCATGGGAAAGATCGGcagaggagtgggaggagggttTGTAGGGGAGTGGGAGGGGCTTAAGGGACGGTGAGTGTGGCTTGGAGGGAAGTGGGAAGGGTTCCCAGGGGGAAAAGGGTGGGTGTGTGagtccagggagcctgatggagagGGCTCGTGGGGAGCTGACTACCTCACTTGCCATCCGTGTCTCCCCCTTGCTCCAGAGATAGCCTCCACTTGCCACTGCCCTCGCACCACGCCACCATGGATGATGCCCCACTGCCAGTGCCCCCGGTCCCTGctccggccccagccccagcacctCCCGCTGCCGCTCCCCGGGTCCCATTTCACTGCAGTGAGTGTGGGAAGAGCTTCCGCTACCGCTCGGACCTTCGGCGCCACTTCGCCCGGCACACTGCACTCAAACCCCACGCATGTCCACGCTGTGGCAAGGGCTTCAAACACAGCTTCAACCTGGCCAACCACCTGCGTTCGCACACCGGCGAACGGCCCTACCGCTGCTCTGCCTGCCCTAAAGGGTTCCGAGACTCCACCGGCCTGCTGCACCACCAGGTGAGTCCAACAGGCTGGCCACCGTGGGAGTCACAGGGCTCCTCACTGGACAGCAGAGAACACTGTATTTTCTCACTTAGCCTTACAGTTCTCCAGGCAGGAACTACCAATCAAAAGGACTCGTCGCTCCAAATCTCCCTCTTCTACTCCCAGACTTTTAAATAAACCACAGAGGCCAATATCAGTAAAGCACAGTCTTGCACCATACATTGGCCACATGACAAGTACCAGTCGCTCATGGCTGCCTCGTTGGTCAGTGGCAAATATAGAATGTTTCCATCATttcagaaagttctttttttttttttaagatttatttatttatttatttatttattcatgataaacacagagagaggcagagagacaggaggagggagaagcaggctccatgccaggagcccgacgcggaactcgatcctgggaccccaggatcgcaccctgggccaaaggcaggcactaaaccgctgagccacccagggatccccatttcagAAAGTTCTTTTGGACAGTTTTTGCTCTAGAAGTTTGGGCATTTATCTTAAAAAGCCACCTCCCAGCCCAgggaattatatatatttttttaaagattttatttattcatgatagtcacacagagagagacagagaggcagagacacaggcagagggagaagcaggctccatgcagggaacccgacgtgagattcaatcctgggtctccaggatcacaccccaggccgaaggcaggcgccaaaccgctgcgccacccagggatcccagcccagGGAATTATAAATGTTCCTCTCTACCTTTCCCTAACATCCACTGCTGTAGAGGACACCAATAGGACATTGGAAAGTTTGTCAACGATAATTCTAATTTCTAGGAATTGAGTCATTTTTTAGTGATGATTTTATCCTGTCACAaaaaccctgtgaggtaggtagcACATATCACAGAGGAGAAGAGTAGAGTCCCAGAGATGATGTTTACTTGTCCAGTTTTCACTGAGAGTGgaaggcagagctggggtttgaacccagtTTTGTTAGTGCTCAGAGCCCTAGGACTTGGCCACTCTAACAGGGAGTCCCAATCTCCTGGGTGGGCTTGTTGAAAAGGAATAGAAGTTAATCCGGAAGAATGGGAGGAAGAGTCTTCCAGTCTTAAGGACCAGCATGTGTAAAGGTCCTGAGAATGAAGGGACCAAAAGAATGCCAACACGACCCAATTTATAGAAGACAagtgagagggatccctgggtggcgcagcggtttagcacctgcctttggcccagggcgcgatcctggagacccgggatcgaatcccacgtcgggctctcggtgcatggagcctgcttctccctctgcctatgtctctgcctctctctctctgtgactatcataaaaaataaaaataaaaaaagaagaagacaagtGAGAGGATTGGAGCTATATGGGGCTTTGTAGCTGCAGCAGGGAGCTTGGGCCGCATCTCTCTGGAAGTGATGACCTGATGCTATGCTCTTTCTCCTGTCCTCCCAGGTCGTACACACTGGTGAGAAGCCCTACTGCTGCCTGGTCTGCGAGCTCCGCTTCTCCTCGCGCTCCAGCCTGGGCCGCCATCTCAAGCGACAGCACCGCGGGGTGCTCCCGTCCCCGCTACAAACCGGTCCAGGCCTGCCAGCCTTGAGCGCGCCCTGCTCCGTCTGCTGCAATGTGGGGCCCTGCTCCGTGTGCCGGGGCGCAGGGGCCGGGGGCGGAGAGGGTCCAgagggggcgggcgcgggcccgGGCAGCTGGGGGCTGGCGGAggccgctgctgccgccgccgcctcaCTGCCCCCGTTTGCGTGTGGTGCCTGTGCGCGGCGCTTTGACCACGGCCGTGAGCTGGCGGCCCACTGGGCCGCGCACACCGACGTGAAGCCCTTCAAGTGCCCGCGCTGCGAGCGCGACTTCAACGCCCCCGCACTGCTGGAGCGGCACAAGCTGACGCACGACCTGCAGGGCCCCGGCGGGCCCCCTGTGCAGGCCTGGGCCTCGGGGGCCAGCTCTGGGCCCGACGTGGTGGGCGACAGCGGCGGCCCTGCGGAGGCGGGCCCCGCGCAACCAGCCTGGGACGGCGGGCTGCTCCTGGGCAGCACTGGGGGCGGCGTGCCCGAGCTCGGGGGGCTGCTCCCTGAAGGCGGTGGGGAGGCCCCTGCCCCGGCGGCTGCAGCCGAGGCTTCGGAAGACACCCTATACCAGTGCGACTGCGGGACCTTCTTCGCATCAGCTGCAGCGCTAGCCAGCCACCTGGAGGCCCACTCGGGCCCCGCCACGTACGGCTGCGGCCACTGTGGGGCCCTGTATGCTGCCCTAGCGGCCCTGGAGGAGCACCGGCGGGCCAGCCACGGCGAGGGCGGCGGCGCAGAGGCAGCCGCGGTGGCCCCCGAGGGGGATCCCAGTCCCGGGGAGGCCGCATCCGGCTCCGGCCGGGGCAAGAAGATCTTTGGCTGCTCCGAGTGCGAGAAGCTGTTCCGCTCACCGCGCGACTTGGAGCGGCACGTGCTCGTGCATACGGGTGAGAAGCCGTTCCCGTGCCTGGAGTGCGGCAAGTTCTTCCGCCACGAGTGCTACCTCAAGCGCCACCGGCTGCTGCACGGCACCGAGCGGCCCTTCCCCTGCCACATCTGCGGCAAGGGCTTTATCACACTCAGCAACCTCTCGCGGCACTTGAAGCTGCACCGGGGCATGGACTGACCCCGTCAGGCCGCGCCTCCGCCTGACAGCCCCTCCCCTAGGGGCTGGACGCAGGGGCCTGCGGTGAGCGACCCCAGCCATGAGCGACCCCAGCCGTTAACACGGGGCCACCAGACACCCACGCAGACCCCTGAGCTGGGGGCAGCAAATGAACAGGGAGAGACTCTGCAGCTCCAGAGTCCAGGATCTCAGAAGAAACTCCTGAGCTTGACACCTCTGGAGTAAATGCTGGGCACCCCCAAATCAACAGGCCTCCCCAAGCTAGGGGGGGCTAGCAATGAGAAATGGGTCTCTACAAGTACTTCTCATCTTGAGGACCCTACTAATAAGAGATGGGCATCCTTCCCCCAAAGGAAGAGTGCCCCTCTCCCCAAGAGCCATCATTCCCAAGGACCTTGATCTGGAGAATGTGGGGGGACCATGTCCCCAAATTTCCCTAGATCTCCCAAATGCTACCCACCAGTCactggtgcccccccccccaaaggatATAGCCGGAATCTGCCTTTCCTCCACCCCCATTTCATTCCTTATGCTGAAAGAGGACCAGGGTAGATGCCCCCTGCCCTCAACCCCTGTCCCCAATTAGGTCTCCCTCCCCTACTGCACAATGGATCAACCCTAGTGAATTTCCCCATCCCAAACACTAGAATAGGCTGGTTTGAAATCCTTCCCGCCCAGTAGAATGAACTGAATCAGATACACACCCCTGTCCACTGGAATGGGCTGGTCCAGATTGTGGCCTGTACCCCCGCTCTCCTTAGGCAAATAGGGCAGACACTCCTC from Canis aureus isolate CA01 chromosome 1, VMU_Caureus_v.1.0, whole genome shotgun sequence encodes the following:
- the FIZ1 gene encoding flt3-interacting zinc finger protein 1 isoform X3, with translation MDDAPLPVPPVPAPAPAPAPPAAAPRVPFHCSECGKSFRYRSDLRRHFARHTALKPHACPRCGKGFKHSFNLANHLRSHTGERPYRCSACPKGFRDSTGLLHHQVVHTGEKPYCCLVCELRFSSRSSLGRHLKRQHRGVLPSPLQTGPGLPALSAPCSVCCNVGPCSVCRGAGAGGGEGPEGAGAGPGSWGLAEAAAAAAASLPPFACGACARRFDHGRELAAHWAAHTDVKPFKCPRCERDFNAPALLERHKLTHDLQGPGGPPVQAWASGASSGPDVVGDSGGPAEAGPAQPAWDGGLLLGSTGGGVPELGGLLPEGGGEAPAPAAAAEASEDTLYQCDCGTFFASAAALASHLEAHSGPATYGCGHCGALYAALAALEEHRRASHGEGGGAEAAAVAPEGDPSPGEAASGSGRGKKIFGCSECEKLFRSPRDLERHVLVHTGEKPFPCLECGKFFRHECYLKRHRLLHGTERPFPCHICGKGFITLSNLSRHLKLHRGMD
- the FIZ1 gene encoding flt3-interacting zinc finger protein 1 isoform X1 gives rise to the protein MGLRDSLHLPLPSHHATMDDAPLPVPPVPAPAPAPAPPAAAPRVPFHCSECGKSFRYRSDLRRHFARHTALKPHACPRCGKGFKHSFNLANHLRSHTGERPYRCSACPKGFRDSTGLLHHQVVHTGEKPYCCLVCELRFSSRSSLGRHLKRQHRGVLPSPLQTGPGLPALSAPCSVCCNVGPCSVCRGAGAGGGEGPEGAGAGPGSWGLAEAAAAAAASLPPFACGACARRFDHGRELAAHWAAHTDVKPFKCPRCERDFNAPALLERHKLTHDLQGPGGPPVQAWASGASSGPDVVGDSGGPAEAGPAQPAWDGGLLLGSTGGGVPELGGLLPEGGGEAPAPAAAAEASEDTLYQCDCGTFFASAAALASHLEAHSGPATYGCGHCGALYAALAALEEHRRASHGEGGGAEAAAVAPEGDPSPGEAASGSGRGKKIFGCSECEKLFRSPRDLERHVLVHTGEKPFPCLECGKFFRHECYLKRHRLLHGTERPFPCHICGKGFITLSNLSRHLKLHRGMD
- the FIZ1 gene encoding flt3-interacting zinc finger protein 1 isoform X2, which codes for MRDSLHLPLPSHHATMDDAPLPVPPVPAPAPAPAPPAAAPRVPFHCSECGKSFRYRSDLRRHFARHTALKPHACPRCGKGFKHSFNLANHLRSHTGERPYRCSACPKGFRDSTGLLHHQVVHTGEKPYCCLVCELRFSSRSSLGRHLKRQHRGVLPSPLQTGPGLPALSAPCSVCCNVGPCSVCRGAGAGGGEGPEGAGAGPGSWGLAEAAAAAAASLPPFACGACARRFDHGRELAAHWAAHTDVKPFKCPRCERDFNAPALLERHKLTHDLQGPGGPPVQAWASGASSGPDVVGDSGGPAEAGPAQPAWDGGLLLGSTGGGVPELGGLLPEGGGEAPAPAAAAEASEDTLYQCDCGTFFASAAALASHLEAHSGPATYGCGHCGALYAALAALEEHRRASHGEGGGAEAAAVAPEGDPSPGEAASGSGRGKKIFGCSECEKLFRSPRDLERHVLVHTGEKPFPCLECGKFFRHECYLKRHRLLHGTERPFPCHICGKGFITLSNLSRHLKLHRGMD